Within the Catalinimonas niigatensis genome, the region GGGGTAGTCTTGGCTCTATCAAAATGACCTTTAAGCGCCTTTGGTGTCTTTTTTTCTTTTCTTTCACCATAAGCTAACTGGATCGCTGTATAGCCATCAGTATCTTCATTTTTGACATGCGTGATTACGCAAGGACCAGCTTCTATTAACGTGCATGCGACACTACGTCCATCGGCACCATAGATGCTAGTCATACCAATTTTTTTTCCAATTATTCCCGACATTTTCTAAATATTAACTTCCCTTTTCTAGGGCGTTTTTTCTGTAAAAGACTGCAAATTTAGATATTTTTTCTTCCTTATCAAATTATTACATACGCTTATTCAGAGTATTTTTTATTTTTTTAAGAAAGCTGCTCAATACTCTATAAAAAAAGAACCAATTCTACGAGAGAATTGGCTCTTCTTAAATATATGTATATCAAATTATACTTTGATCTCTACATCAACACCACTCGGCAGTTCAAGTTTCATCAATGCATCTACTGTTTTTGTACTACTAGAATAAATATCTACCAGTCGTTTGTAGGTACAAAGTTGAAATTGCTCACGAGCTTTTTTGTTGACATGCGGTGAACGCAATACAGTGAAGATTTCTTTGCGCGTAGGCAAGGGAATAGGTCCGCTTACTACAGCGCCTGTTGTCTTTACTGCACGTACTATCTTCTCAGAGGACTTATCCACTAAGTTATGATCGTATGACTTAAGTTTAATGCGAATTTTCTGATTCATGATATCTATATATACTCAGAATAGTTTCTAACTTTTTACTGCTACACCATTTGCTTTTGCTATGACTGTCTCTGCGATGTTTGTAGGGACTGGGTCATAGTGAGAGAAAGTAAGACTTGCTACTGCTCTACCAGAAGAGATGGTTCTTAAATCAGTAATATATCCAAAAAGTTCAGACAATGGTACGTCTGCTTTTAACACTTGTGCTCCTCCTTTTGAATCCATACCTTTCATAAGCCCTCTTCTTTTGTTTAAGTCACCTGTCACCGGACCAGTATATTCTTCAGGACAGACTACTTCTACTGCCATAATTGGCTCAAGCAATATTGGCTTAGCTTTTTTGGCGGCAACTTTATAACCTATTCTTGCTGCCATTTCAAATGAGAGAGAATCAGAATCCACATCATGGAAACCTCCGTCATATAACTTTACTCTCATTGCTTCAATAGGATAACCTGCCAAAGGACCATTAGACATTGCTGACTCAAATCCTTTTTGCACCGCAGGAATAAATTCCTTAGGAATTTTACCACCTACAATTGCATTTACGAATTCAAGCCCAATTTTATCATCATCTCTAGGTCCGATCTCAAAAGCAATATCAGCAAACTTACCTTTACCACCGGACTGCTTCTTATAGACTTCCCTGTGCTGTACTGTATCACTTATGGTCTCTTTGTATGCCACCTGAGGAGCTCCCTGGTTAATTTCAACCTTGAATTCTCTCTTTAAACGATCAATGATGATATCCAGGTGAAGTTCTCCCATCCCTCTCAAGATCGTCTGACCAGTCTCCTGATCAGTATTTACTTTCAGAGTAGGGTCTTCTTCTACCAGCTTAGAGATAGCCATACCCAGTTTATCCACATCTTCTTGTGTTTTAGGCTCAATAGCATATCCAATTACCGGCTCAGGGAAAGACATAGATTCTAAGATGACCTGATGCTTTTCATCTGTTAAAGTGTCACCGGTTTTTATGTCTTTAAATCCAACACCTGCTGCAATATCTCCTGCCTCTACCATTGGAATTTGGTTTTGCTTATTGGCATGCATCTGAAGCAGACGAGAAATTCTTTCCTTTTTGTCTGTCCTCATGTTATGTACATAAGAACCAGATTCTAATTTACCTGAGTATACCCGGAAGAATGCCAATCTTCCTACGTAAGGATCGGTAGCAATCTTAAATGCTAATGCAGCAAACGGCTCATCAGGATCGGGCTTACGTGTAATTTTTTTCTCTTCATTATCGGGGTCATGACCAACCACCGGAGGCATATCCAATGGAGATGGCAGGTATTCGCAGACTGCATCAAGAACAGCCTGCACACCCTTATTCTTGAATGCAGAACCACAAAGTACAGGTGAGAAAGACATATCGACAACTGCTTTACGAACAGCGGCCATAATTTCCTCAACTGAAATAGAGTCCGGATCATCAAAGAATTTTTCCAACAAAGTATCATCATACTCAGCAACAGACTCTATTAAATTCTGACGCCATTCATCTGCTGTCTCTTTAAGATCTTCAGGTACATCCATATACTTATAGGTCATACCAAAATTATCTTCATCCCAGATAATAGCTTTATTCACAATAAGGTCAACAACACCTTTAAAAGTTTCTTCAGCGCCAATAGGAATTTGCAAAGGAACAGGCTTAGCACCCAATTTTTCTTTTATTTCTTTGATTACGTTAAAGAAATCAGCCCCTGCCCTATCCATTTTGTTTACAAAGCATATTCTAGGCACTCTGTACTTATCAGCCTGACGCCATACTGTCTCTGATTGAGGCTCCACTCCTGAAACAGCACAGAATAAAGCAATAGCGCCATCAAGTACACGCAGCGAACGCTCTACTTCTACAGTAAAATCAACGTGACCAGGAGTGTCAATAATATTTATTCTATAATCTTTAGTATCATCAACTGGCTGTCCTTGCTCAGTAGGGTATTTCCAAAATGTAGTTGTCGCTGCTGAGGTAATTGTAATACCACGCTCCTGTTCTTGCTCCATCCAGTCCATAGTAGCAGCCCCTTCATGAACTTCACCAATTTTGTGAGTCATACCCGTATAAAATAAGATACGCTCAGTAGTCGTGGTTTTTCCAGCATCAATGTGTGCCATGATGCCTATATTACGTAAAAATCGTAAGTCTCTCTTTGCCATTTCTTAAAACTTAAAGTGTGAGAACGCTTTATTTGCTTCTGCCATTCTGTGTGTATCGTCCTTCTTCTTCACAGCAGCACCTTCACCTTTAGACGCAGCAACAATCTCTCCTGCCAGTCTTTGTGCCATCGTTTTCTCCCCACGTAACCTTGCGTAGCGAATCATCCACTTTATACCTAAAGATGTCTTCCTTGAAGGACGTACCTCTAAAGGCACTTGAAAGGTAGCACCGCCAACACGTCTACTTTTTACCTCTACAGAAGGAATAATATTATTAAGCGCTTTCTTCCAAACCTCTAATCCATTGTCATTAGTTCGCTCTTCTACAATTTTTACTGCATCATAGAAAATAGTATATGCCACGCTCTTCTTACCATCTACCATCAGATAGTTCACAAAACGGGTTACCTGCGTATCATTAAATTTAGGATCAGGTAATACATACCTTTTCTTAGGTTTCGTCTTCCTCATAACGGATTATTTTTTCGGTCTTTTTGCTCCATACTTTGATCTTGCCTGTAGTCTACCACTTACACCAGCTGTATCTAAAGCTCCTCTTATAATATGGTATCTTACACCAGGCAAATCTTTCACTCTACCACCGCGTATCAACACGATAGAGTGCTCCTGGAGGTTATGTCCCTCCCCTGGTATATAGGCGTTAACTTCTCTTCCATTGGTAAGCCTTACCCTTGCTACTTTACGCATAGCCGAGTTAGGCTTTTTAGGAGTAGTAGTGTATACTCTGGTACATACACCACGTCTTTGAGGACAAGCATCCAGTGCAGGAGACTTTGACTTGGAAGTCAGCTTTGTCCTTCCTTTCCTTACTAATTGCTGTATAGTGGGCATTAATTTCTTACGTTTACGTACTGCTTTTGCAAATTAAGGTGCAAAGCTACGGATAATGTTAATGTAAAACAAATTGTATTCTTTGATTTTAAAACTAAGCTTCGCCTATTGTACCCCCAAAATTAATGGGAAATTTAGGGGTATCAGTATTCTGCTTAATTTGACCAAAAGCTTCCTCAAATTTTTCAATATTGTCTTTGAGTGCAAATAGAAGCCTTTTCGCATGCTCAGGTGTCACAATAATTCTTGCCTTTACTTTAGCTTTGGGAGTACCCGGCATCAGGCGGATAAAATCAATGACAAACTCGCTGTTTGAATGAGCAATAGTAGCCAGATTAGCATACTCACCTTCAGCCATTTCCTCTGAAAGTTCAATACTAATCTGGTTACGCTTGTGGCTTTTTTCTTCTTTATTTTCCTCAGCCATGGATTAACTATTTGCTTCCATTGTGCTTCTGGTTTCTTCTTTCTTACTTTCCCGAGACGACTTCAATTGATCATATTCTTCTTTAGAGTGAACAATAATCCTTTCATAAGTGCGTATGCCTGTACCTGCCGGGATTGCATGTCCAACAATAATGTTTTCTTTCAATCCTTTAAGTTCGTCACGCTTTCCTCTGATAGAAGCTTCACTAAGTACTTTAGTTGTCTCCTGGAATGATGCCGCTGACAAGAAACTTTCTGTCCCTAATGACGATTGGGTAATTCCTTGTAATGTAGGTTTAGCCAATGCTGGTTCAGCATCTCTTACCTGGACTATCTTTTTATCCTGCCTCTTCAATGATGAATTTTCATCTCTAAGTTGTCGCTGGCTTACAATCATACCCGGTTTCAACTTTATAGAATCTCCAGAATCCAAAATAACTTTCTTGTCCAGTATCAGGTCATTTTCTTCCCTAAAGGCAAATTTATCAACTACCTGACGCATCAAGAAGGTTGTGTCACCGGCATCCACGATCTCTACCTTTTGCATCATCTGGCTTACAATCACCTCTATGTGCTTATCATTGATCTTCACGCCTTGTAAACGGTACACTTCCTGAATCTCATCCACAAGATATTCCTGAACTGCAGTAGGTCCTTTGATAGACAAAATATCAGCAGGAGTAATTGCACCATCTGATAATGCCATACCCGCCTTGACAAAATCGTTGTCCTGAACAAGAATATGTTTAGAAAGAGGCACTAAATACCTTTTCTTTACACCATCTTTTGATTCAATAAATATCTCCCGGTTACCTCTTTTCACTCCACCATAGGTTACTGCTCCATTGATCGCGCTAACCACCGCAGGATTAGAAGGGTTTCGTGCTTCAAATAACTCGGTCACTCTTGGTAAACCTCCCGTAATATCACGTGACTTACTCATCATACGCGGAATTTTTACCAAAACCTGGCCTGCTTTTACTTTATCACCCTTATCTACTGCCAAGTGAGCGCCTACTGGAATGTTATAAGCTTTAGGCTCATCCAAATCAGAAGCTTTTGTAGGGTTAATAAGTATAGCGGGGTTTTTAGCCTTATCCTTAGTCTCAGTAATTACCTTCTCTCTGTGACCTGTATGCTCATCAAACTCTTCTTTGAAAGTGATTCCCTGTTCAATAGCTTCAAAATCTACTGTACCCTCATATTCAGAGAGTATAACTGCATTGTACGGATCCCAGTTGCAAAGTTCCTGTCCTTTCTTCACCTTTTCACCCTCTTTTACTTTCAGGAATGAACCATAAGGCACATTATTGGTAGAGAGTACTTTGCCTGATTTTTCATCAAGAATTTTAATTTCTCCCGACCTTCCCATGACCACAGTTTTGGCTTCTCCTTCGTCATCAGTAGTTTTGAGGTATTTTATTTCTTCGTACTCTACGACACCATCAAACTTAGACTTGATCATCGCATCAACGGCAATGTTTGAAGCTGTACCACCCACGTGGAATGTTCTCAAAGTAAGCTGTGTGCCTGGCTCACCGATAGACTGTGCTGCAATTACGCCTACAGCCTCTCCGATTTGCACCATTTTACCGGAAGCTAAATTTCTTCCGTAACAATTTGAACAAATACCATGACGAGTTTCGCAAGTCAATGGAGAGCGAATCTCCATTTCATCTATACCACTGTTATCAATACGCTGCGCAATCTTCTCGGTAATTTCCTCACCTGATTTTATCAGCAACTCATTGCTTATCGGATCATATTCATCATTTACTGCAACCCGGCCAAGTATTCTTTCTGAAAGTGGTTCAACAATTTCTTCATTGTCTTTCAACGCTGACACTCTCAGTCCTCTCACAGTACCACAGTCAAAATCACGGATTACCACGTCTTGTGCCACATCTACCAAACGACGGGTCAGGTAACCTGCATCTGCAGTTTTCAGTGCTGTATCGGCCAAACCTTTACGAGCACCGTGGGTAGAGATAAAGTACTCAATTACGTCGAGTCCTTCTTTGAAGTTGGAGAGGATAGGGTTTTCTATAATCTCTCCTACTGAACCTTGAAGGTTTTTCTGAGGCTTAGCCATCAGACCTCTCATTCCACCCAACTGTCTGATCTGCTCTCGTGAACCTCTCGCTCCAGAGTGCATCATCATATAAATAGAGTTAAAGCCTTGACGGTCTTCCTCCATCTGCTTCATAAGCGCAGCCGTAATCTGAGAGTTTACTCTTGTCCAGATATCAATCACCTGATTATAACGCTCGTTATCTGTGATCAGACCCATGAAGTAGTTATTCTTCACAGCATCCACCTCGTTCTTCGCTTGCTCTACCAGCTTATCTTTTTGTCCAGGAACTACGATATCATCCAGACCAAAAGATAGTCCACCTTTATAAGCCGATTGGAATCCTAGTTCTTTAATATCATCTAAGAACTTCGCGGCTCTTGATACTCCAGCAATTTTGAAGACTGTTGCAATAATTTGTTGCAATTTCTTTTTTGTCAAAAGCTCGTTTACATAGCCTACTTCCTCAGGAATCAGCTGGTTAAATATCACCCTTCCGGCAACCGTTTCTACAAGCTGTACACTCAGTTCGTTGGTTTCCTCATCTCTCACTTTAACCCTTACCTTGATATAGGCATGTTTGGAAACACACTTTTCATTGATGGCCAGGATTACTTCCTCAGGGGAATAAAAGGTCATTCCTTCTCCCTCTACCGCCAAATCTTCAGTACTTCTTCTTCCCTTAGTCACATAATAAAGACCTAATACCATGTCCTGAGAAGGTACAGTAATAGGGGCACCATTCGCAGGGTTCATAATATTATGAGAAGAAAGCATCAGCATAGAAGCTTCCAGGATAGCCTCATGTCCAAGAGGAACATGTACCGCCATCTGGTCACCATCAAAGTCAGCGTTAAAGGCTGTACATACCAATGGGTGCAGTTGTATCGCTTTTCCCTCAATCAACTTAGGCTGAAATGCCTGAATACCCAGACGGTGAAGTGTAGGAGCACGGTTCAGCATGACTGGATGTCCTTTCAATACGTTTTCCAGAATATCCCAAACCACAGGATCTTTGCGATCCACAATTTTCTTGGCAGATTTTACGGTTTTAACAATACCGCGCTCAATCAGCTTGCGAATAATAAAAGGCTTGAAAAGCTCGGCAGCCATATCTTTGGGCAGACCACACTCATGCATTTTCAATTCAGGTCCTACGACGATGACCGAACGACCGGAATAATCCACACGCTTACCTAACAGGTTTTGACGGAAACGTCCCTGCTTACCTTTAAGCATATCACTCAAAGACTTTAATGCTCGGTTTCCATCAGAACGTACAGCATTCACTTTACGTGAGTTATCAAACAATGAGTCTACCGCTTCCTGCAGCATGCGCTTCTCATTTCTAAGAATTACTTCAGGCGCTTTAATATCAATTAGACGCTTCAGACGGTTATTTCTGATAATTACCCTACGATACAGGTCATTCAAGTCAGAAGTAGCAAATCTACCACCATCCAAAGGTACCAATGGACGTAACTCAGGCGGAATCACCGGCACCATTTTGATCACCATCCACTCAGGGCGGTTTTCGATACGGGTTTTGGCATCGCGGAAAGATTCTACTACTTTCAGGCGCTTAAGTGCTTCAGCTTTACGTTGCTGAGAAGTATCGGTCTGTGCCTGATGTCTCAGGCTATAGGATAATTCGTCCAGTTCAAGACGAGCCAGGAGCATTTCCAAGGCCTCTGCTCCCATCTTGGCAATAAATTTATTTGGATCGTTATCATCCAGCTTTTGGTTATCAGCTGGCAGTTTGTCAATAATGTCGAGATACTCATCTTCTGTTAAGAAATCTAAGTAACTGATTCCATCTTCTGCCTTAATACCGGGCTGTACGACCGCATATCTTTCGTAATAGATAATCTGATCCAGCTTTTTGGTCGGAAGCCCAAGAAGATATCCGATTTTGTTGGGAAGCGATCTGAAATACCAAATATGAGCAACAGGTACTACCAGCTCAATATGCCCCATTCTTTCACGGCGCACTTTCTTTTCAGTAACTTCAACACCACATCTGTCACATATAATACCTTTATATCGTATTCTCTTGTATTTCCCACAGTGACATTCCCAGTCTTTTACAGGACCAAAAATGCGCTCACAAAACAAACCTCCCATTTCAGGCTTATATGTCCTGTAGTTAATGGTTTCCGGTTGTGTTACTTCACCGTGAGAGCTCTCCAGTATGGATTCAGGTGAAGCCAAACTGATTGTTACAGTGGAGAAATCATTAGAGATTTTTCTATTTTTCTTGAATGCCATAGGTGAATGTTTATTTCATGAATGGAAGAAAGCCCACATCCTTAGCAGATGTGGGGCATTCAATAATTTACTCAAGCGTAATTTCTAAAGCCAGACCTCTGAGTTCATGTACCAGTACATTGAAAGACTCAGGAATATTTGGCTTAGGCAGGTTTTCACCTTTTACAATGGCTTCGTAAGCCTTGGCTCTACCTACTACATCATCAGACTTGACAGTAAGAATTTCCTGGAGTACGTGCGAAGCCCCGAAAGCTTCCAATGCCCAAACCTCCATCTCACCGAAACGCTGCCCACCAAACTGTGCTTTACCACCAAGGGGCTGCTGCGTGATGAGAGAGTATGGTCCAATAGAACGCGCGTGCATCTTATCATCTACCAAGTGTCCTAATTTCAACATATAGATGACACCAACCGTTACTTTCTGGTCAAATTTTTCTCCGCTTAGCCCGTCATACAATTCGGTACGGCCAAATTCAGGGAGACCAGCATCTTTAAGTTCCTTGGCTACATCATCCAGGGTGGCGCCATCAAAGATAGGTGTACTGTATTTTCTTCCCAGCTTTAATCCTGCCCATCCTAATACAGTTTCATAAATCTGTCCCAGGTTCATACGTGAAGGCACGCCTAAGGGGTTTAATACAATATCGACTGGTGTTCCGTCGGCCATAAACGGCATATCTTCTTCACGAACAATTTTAGCAACTACACCTTTGTTTCCGTGACGACCTGCCATTTTATCTCCTACTTTCAGCTTACGCTTTTTGGCGACATATACTTTAGCCAGTTGGACAATACCCGCAGGAAGTTCATCGCCTACTTCAAGCGTGAAGCGTTCACGCTTAAAATGCGCAGTCAGCTCATTACGTGTCTGATTATAATTTTTGACCATTTCAAACACTAGATGATTCGCATGCTCATCTTCAGTCCAGTTCTCGATAATCAGATCCGAAATCAGATTCGCTTCTTCAGGTACGTTGTAGTTACTCTCATCTCTGTAAATATTCTTTTCGGGGAAAAGATTATTCTCGATGTTAGCCCTAGAATATTTCACTCCTTTGGAAATAATCTCATCTCCAAATTTGTGCTTGACACCCTGAGATGATTTTCCTTCCAGAAGACCCACCAATTTATTGATCATGGTGGCTCTCAATCCTATTAGATCTTTCTTGTACTTTACTTTAAGATTTTCAACCTCTTTCTTCGCTTTAGCACGAAGGTCCTTGTCTTTCTTAGGACGAGAGAAGAGCTTAGTGTCAATGACTACTCCACGCAACGAAGGAGAAGCTTTTAGAGAAGCATCTTTAACATCGCCTGCTTTGTCACCAAAAATAGCTCTTAGCAATTTTTCTTCTGGTGTAGGATCAGTTTCTCCTTTAGGAGTAATTTTACCAATCAGGATATCTCCTTCTTTTACATCAGCACCCACACGGATAATACCGTTTTCATCCAGGTTTTTGACTGCTTCCTCGCTCACGTTCGGAATTTCAGAAGTTAATTCTTCCTCTCCACGTTTGGTATCTCTCACTTCCAGTTCAAACTCTTCAACGTGAATAGAAGTAAAGATATCATCTCTTACTACTTTCTCTGAAATTACTATCGCATCCTCAAAGTTATATCCCTGCCAAGGCATAAAAGCCACCATCATATTTCTACCCAAAGCTAACTCTCCATTTTCGGTAGCATAACCTTCGCAGAGTGGTTGACCTTTTTTCACTCTTTCACCTTTCAGTACAATAGGCTTCAGGTTAACGCAGGTATCTTGATTGGTTCTGCGGAATTTTGTCAGGTAATAAGTCTTTAAGTCTCCCTCAAAACTTACCAGTCTCTGCTCGTCAGTAAGATCATATCGCATAACGATCTTACGGCCTTCTACATATTCTACTACGCCATTTTCCTCAGCCAATACCAATGAACGGGAATCTAAAGCTACCCTGGCTTCCAAGCCTGTTCCCACGATTGGAGCTTCAGGATTGAGCAGAGGTACTGCCTGACGTTGCATGTTAGATCCCATCAAAGCACGGTTAGCATCATCATGTTCCAGAAATGGAATCATAGAAGCTGCCACTGATACAATCTGGTTAGGTGCTACGTCCATATAAGTTACCTGACCTGGTTCAACTACTGGGAAGTCACCTTCGTAACGCGCCTTGACCGTCTCATTGATGAATTTACCATTATTCTGTAATGGAGCATTTGCTTGGGCAATATTATGTGTATCTTCTTCTTCTGCAGTCAGATAAAGCACATCACCGCTCATATCCACTTTGCCTTCATCTACTTTACGATAAGGGGTTTCAATGAATCCCATATGATTCACCTTAGCATGTACACAAAGAGAAGAAATCAATCCAATATTGGGTCCTTCAGGTGTTTCAATCGTGCATAACCTTCCGTAGTGTGTATAGTGTACGTCACGCACCTCAAATCCAGCTCTCTCTCTAGACAAGCCACCAGGTCCTAAAGCAGACATACGACGCTTATGTGTCACCTCAGCCAATGGATTGGTTTGATCCATAAACTGAGAAAGTTGGTTGGTTCCAAAGAATGAGTTGATCACAGAAGAAAGTGTACGCGCATTGATCAGGTCAACAGGCTTGAAATCTTCATTATCACGAACATTCATCCTTTCTTTGATGGTACGTGCCATACGGGCAAGGCCTACACCAAACTGGCTGTAAAGTTGCTCCCCTACAGTTCTCACTCTTCTGTTGCTCAGGTGGTCAATATCATCCACTACAGCACGGGAGTTGATCAGACCAATAAGATACTTTACAATTTTGATGATATCCTCAGTTGTGAGCACACGTACATCAGAGTCAATCTCCAGATTTAGTTTTTTGTTAATACGATAACGACCAACTTCACCTAAATCATAACGCTTATCACTGAAGAACAAGCTTTGGATGATGTCACGAGCAGTTTGCTCATCGGGTGCATCCGTATTACGCAGCTGACGGTATATCTGCTCAACCGCTTCTTTCTCGGAGTTAGAATTATCCTTCTGAAGTGTATTATAAATAATGGAATAATCAGTGATGTTGACATCCTCTCTATGTAGGATAATAGATTCGGTACCAGATTCTACAATGGTATCAATATCCTCCTCACTGAGTATGGAATCTCTTTCCAAAAGCACTTCATTTCTATCAATAGAAACTACTTCTCCGGTATCTTCATCTACAAAGTCTTCTGTCCATGTTCTAAGTACACGTGCAGCAAGCTTTCTTCCTACGTACTGCTTTAGGCTAGACTCTTCAGCTTTTACTTCTTCTGACAGCCCAAATAAATCCAAAATATCCTTATCACTTCCGTAGCCTATTGCTCTTAGGAGAGTAGTTACCGGAAACTTCTTCTTTCTATCAATGTAAGCATACATGACTGCATTTACATCCGTTGCAAACTCTATCCACGAGCCTTTGAACGGAATGATCCTTGCAGAATATAGTTTAGTACCATTGGTATGTTTGCTTTGTGCAAAAAATACGCCGGGCGACCTATGTAATTGTGAAACGATGACCCTTTCAGCTCCATTGATGATAAATGAGCCTTTTTCAGTCATATAAGGAATATTTCCCAAGAAAACTTCCTGCTCAATCGTCTCAAAATCTTCGTTATCCTCATCATTACAGGAAAGGCGAAGTTTTGCCTTTAAAGGAACTGAAAATGTCAGCCCTCTATCAATACTTTCATCAACAGAATACTTAGGAGGGTCAATGACATAATCAATGAATTCCAGCACAAAGTTTTCACGAGAATCCGAAATCGGGAAATTCTCAGCAAATACTTTAAACAGCCCCTCATTACTTCTTCTTTCTGCGGGCGTCTCTATCTGCAAGAAATCCTTAAAAGACTTGACCTGAACATCCAGAAAATCAGGATAATCAAGTACAGTTTTTATGGATGCAAAATTGACGCGTTCTGTGGGTTTATATAAATTAGCCAAAGCCTTCTGGTTTTAAGGTTTTATTAGAATAAAAAGAGTAGTTTTAGGTGTTCTCCTCAAAATTGCAAGGAACCTCTAGACTTAAAAGTATATACAAACAGGAAAAGACCTGACTGAATGGCCAGGCCTAATTGCAAAGCAATCTAGTAATATTTCAATGATTACTTGAGTTCTACTTCTGCCCCAGCTTCTT harbors:
- the rpsL gene encoding 30S ribosomal protein S12, encoding MPTIQQLVRKGRTKLTSKSKSPALDACPQRRGVCTRVYTTTPKKPNSAMRKVARVRLTNGREVNAYIPGEGHNLQEHSIVLIRGGRVKDLPGVRYHIIRGALDTAGVSGRLQARSKYGAKRPKK
- the rpoC gene encoding DNA-directed RNA polymerase subunit beta', producing the protein MAFKKNRKISNDFSTVTISLASPESILESSHGEVTQPETINYRTYKPEMGGLFCERIFGPVKDWECHCGKYKRIRYKGIICDRCGVEVTEKKVRRERMGHIELVVPVAHIWYFRSLPNKIGYLLGLPTKKLDQIIYYERYAVVQPGIKAEDGISYLDFLTEDEYLDIIDKLPADNQKLDDNDPNKFIAKMGAEALEMLLARLELDELSYSLRHQAQTDTSQQRKAEALKRLKVVESFRDAKTRIENRPEWMVIKMVPVIPPELRPLVPLDGGRFATSDLNDLYRRVIIRNNRLKRLIDIKAPEVILRNEKRMLQEAVDSLFDNSRKVNAVRSDGNRALKSLSDMLKGKQGRFRQNLLGKRVDYSGRSVIVVGPELKMHECGLPKDMAAELFKPFIIRKLIERGIVKTVKSAKKIVDRKDPVVWDILENVLKGHPVMLNRAPTLHRLGIQAFQPKLIEGKAIQLHPLVCTAFNADFDGDQMAVHVPLGHEAILEASMLMLSSHNIMNPANGAPITVPSQDMVLGLYYVTKGRRSTEDLAVEGEGMTFYSPEEVILAINEKCVSKHAYIKVRVKVRDEETNELSVQLVETVAGRVIFNQLIPEEVGYVNELLTKKKLQQIIATVFKIAGVSRAAKFLDDIKELGFQSAYKGGLSFGLDDIVVPGQKDKLVEQAKNEVDAVKNNYFMGLITDNERYNQVIDIWTRVNSQITAALMKQMEEDRQGFNSIYMMMHSGARGSREQIRQLGGMRGLMAKPQKNLQGSVGEIIENPILSNFKEGLDVIEYFISTHGARKGLADTALKTADAGYLTRRLVDVAQDVVIRDFDCGTVRGLRVSALKDNEEIVEPLSERILGRVAVNDEYDPISNELLIKSGEEITEKIAQRIDNSGIDEMEIRSPLTCETRHGICSNCYGRNLASGKMVQIGEAVGVIAAQSIGEPGTQLTLRTFHVGGTASNIAVDAMIKSKFDGVVEYEEIKYLKTTDDEGEAKTVVMGRSGEIKILDEKSGKVLSTNNVPYGSFLKVKEGEKVKKGQELCNWDPYNAVILSEYEGTVDFEAIEQGITFKEEFDEHTGHREKVITETKDKAKNPAILINPTKASDLDEPKAYNIPVGAHLAVDKGDKVKAGQVLVKIPRMMSKSRDITGGLPRVTELFEARNPSNPAVVSAINGAVTYGGVKRGNREIFIESKDGVKKRYLVPLSKHILVQDNDFVKAGMALSDGAITPADILSIKGPTAVQEYLVDEIQEVYRLQGVKINDKHIEVIVSQMMQKVEIVDAGDTTFLMRQVVDKFAFREENDLILDKKVILDSGDSIKLKPGMIVSQRQLRDENSSLKRQDKKIVQVRDAEPALAKPTLQGITQSSLGTESFLSAASFQETTKVLSEASIRGKRDELKGLKENIIVGHAIPAGTGIRTYERIIVHSKEEYDQLKSSRESKKEETRSTMEANS
- the fusA gene encoding elongation factor G; this encodes MAKRDLRFLRNIGIMAHIDAGKTTTTERILFYTGMTHKIGEVHEGAATMDWMEQEQERGITITSAATTTFWKYPTEQGQPVDDTKDYRINIIDTPGHVDFTVEVERSLRVLDGAIALFCAVSGVEPQSETVWRQADKYRVPRICFVNKMDRAGADFFNVIKEIKEKLGAKPVPLQIPIGAEETFKGVVDLIVNKAIIWDEDNFGMTYKYMDVPEDLKETADEWRQNLIESVAEYDDTLLEKFFDDPDSISVEEIMAAVRKAVVDMSFSPVLCGSAFKNKGVQAVLDAVCEYLPSPLDMPPVVGHDPDNEEKKITRKPDPDEPFAALAFKIATDPYVGRLAFFRVYSGKLESGSYVHNMRTDKKERISRLLQMHANKQNQIPMVEAGDIAAGVGFKDIKTGDTLTDEKHQVILESMSFPEPVIGYAIEPKTQEDVDKLGMAISKLVEEDPTLKVNTDQETGQTILRGMGELHLDIIIDRLKREFKVEINQGAPQVAYKETISDTVQHREVYKKQSGGKGKFADIAFEIGPRDDDKIGLEFVNAIVGGKIPKEFIPAVQKGFESAMSNGPLAGYPIEAMRVKLYDGGFHDVDSDSLSFEMAARIGYKVAAKKAKPILLEPIMAVEVVCPEEYTGPVTGDLNKRRGLMKGMDSKGGAQVLKADVPLSELFGYITDLRTISSGRAVASLTFSHYDPVPTNIAETVIAKANGVAVKS
- a CDS encoding DUF3467 domain-containing protein is translated as MAEENKEEKSHKRNQISIELSEEMAEGEYANLATIAHSNSEFVIDFIRLMPGTPKAKVKARIIVTPEHAKRLLFALKDNIEKFEEAFGQIKQNTDTPKFPINFGGTIGEA
- the rpsG gene encoding 30S ribosomal protein S7, with translation MRKTKPKKRYVLPDPKFNDTQVTRFVNYLMVDGKKSVAYTIFYDAVKIVEERTNDNGLEVWKKALNNIIPSVEVKSRRVGGATFQVPLEVRPSRKTSLGIKWMIRYARLRGEKTMAQRLAGEIVAASKGEGAAVKKKDDTHRMAEANKAFSHFKF
- the rpsJ gene encoding 30S ribosomal protein S10, with translation MNQKIRIKLKSYDHNLVDKSSEKIVRAVKTTGAVVSGPIPLPTRKEIFTVLRSPHVNKKAREQFQLCTYKRLVDIYSSSTKTVDALMKLELPSGVDVEIKV